The DNA segment CAATCCTTCTTGATTTACGGCCTGACATTGGCCGTTACAGCTTGTCTCAGTTTGAATGCTTCTCGTTGTTCGGCCGCCGACGAATATGACTATGACCTGGTTCATTCGTCCGTCAGTTTCAAGGCTCGCCATCTGGATATCAGTTGGATTCACGGTCGTTTCAACGATGTTTCAGGAAAGTTCTCGCTCGATCGCGAAGACCCTTCCAAGTCAACTTTTTCATTGACGATCAAAACCGATAGCGTTGATACCGCAAACGAAGCTCGCGACAAACATCTTCGCCAGCCCGACTATTTCGACACTAAACAGTTTCCGACCATCACCTTCAAAAGCACCAGCGTCAAACCGATCGAGGGTGGCTATGAAGTAACCGGAGACTTCACCATGCACGGCACCACCAAATCGATCACGATCACGCTGATGGGTGGCAAGGAACATGTTATCAAAGGGACGAAACGAGTCGCCTTTTCAACGGAAGTCGCGCTGAAACGCAGCGACTTTAATTTTGACCCCGGTGCGATCGGGCCGATCGGTGACAAAGCGTTGATCATGATCGACTGCGAAGGCGTCAGCAAATAGCGAATGCCCGATCCGCTGCTGTATACGAAGGCGTTTGCCACGACGGGGATCGTCAGCGCATTGATTGTGCTGGCGATCGTCCGCTGGGCCGACGCCAAGCAAGTGAATCGGAGTTTGGTATGCGTGCCAGCCTTTGCGGTTGGTTTACTGTTGGGGTTTTGGGGTTTAGGTTTTCGCTGGTCGTGGCCTCCCTTTAGCGCAATCGATCGGCTGATCGTGATTGTTCTGCCGGCAGCGATTTTGGTCGAGTGGGTTGCCGCCATGCGGCGGACGCCTGTCTGGCTTGGCTGGGGTTTCCGGGGGCTACTTGCCATTGCCGTGCCGCGAATTTTGCTGCACCAGTCGGTCTATCTAAGTGAAGCGGGCGAGTGGTCGCCGTTGCAAGCCGTCCTGGTGATGGTGGCTAGTAGTTGCCTGCTGATTTCTGTTTGGGCGGCGCTCTGTCGATTGTCGAACCGGTCCCAAGAAGGTCTTTCGATACCGCTGTCGCTATGCATGTCGATTCAGGTCGCTGGAATCGCGGTCATGTTGGCGGGCTATATCAAAGGTGGGGCGGTAGCGATTCCTTTAACCGCCGCGATTTTGGGAACGTCCCTTGCCGCAACGCTTGTTTGGAAACCGCTTGTCGGCAAAGGGGCTGTGCAGGTTCAGAGCGTGATTGGATTCGCCGTGCTAAGCCTCTTCTCCGTCCTGTTTGTCGGATGCTTCTTCGGCGAGATCGGGCTAACCATGGCACTGGTAATCCTGATGGCGCCTATGCTGAGTTGGGGCAGCGAGCTGTTCGGTTTCGCAGCGGATAAACCGTGGCGAGGCGCTCTTTTGCGAGTCACGTTGGTTGCCATCCCGTTGATGATCGTTTGTGTCATTTCCAAGCGAGAATTCGACCGCACGCTGGGGCCATTGGTCCAGCGTCAAAACAGCGTGATGCCAACGGTTCGAAGCGCGGTCGCTGGTGCGATACACCTGCAAAGATCGGAGTGATTTTGCTTCGTGCCTCTAAGGCGGTACGTGACGTCCGTCGCTGCCATCGCCAGACGGTGGTTCCCAGGCGGAAACCGTCACCCATCGATTTCACGTCCTTCACCGGCAAGCACGGTTTGGTAGGAACGGGGGGAGAGAAGCCTGAATCGTTCGATGCGTTTTTAGCGATGCGTTTTTAGTGATGCTTTTTGCTGGGACGTTTGTCGCGGTGCATCGGGCAGATGATCTGCGCCGCTCGGAAAAGCAACCGATTGACGGTTTTGGGGGCGTCGATTCGCGTGAGAGAATGCTCGTTATCGGCTGGAGCGGCCGAGAGCGAATCCCAGGGCAGATGGAATAGCTGCCCTGGGATATCGAAATCGAAATGCGGCTGCTTAGTTCGATTCTTCGTTCCAGTATTCGGTCAACGAACGTGTTGGCACAGGAAGCTTCAGCAGTGGTGCGAAGTCGGCCGTTTTTTCGTCGACTTCGGTTAGCAGTTCGGCCAAGTCGACTTTGTGCTGTGCCGTTAGTGTGTCAAAACCGTCGCTGAACAGGGTCCGTTCGCTCCAGTCTTGATCGGTGCAACTTGGCAGTAAGGAAGCAAGGGCAACGCACGCGCCGCCACGAAAGGCTTCACCGCGGGAGAGCAGTTCATCCAGTTGAGTATGGTCGCGGATCAGGTCGACAAATTCGGTTGGAAGGCACCATTTCTGAGCCAACCAAGCGGCTGCGTCTGCGTGGTCCCAGCCAAATGCTTCTCGTTCAAGTCCACTCAGGCGGCGTCCTTCGGAGGCGCGACGTTCAACCAATTCTTGGTATTGCTCTGGCATCTCTTTCAAGAGCAATGGGATTGCCATGTCCTGAAGCAACGCTCCGGCAAAGAGGTCTTCTGCATTGGACAGAGACATCCGCTTG comes from the Roseimaritima multifibrata genome and includes:
- a CDS encoding YceI family protein, with amino-acid sequence MKQSFLIYGLTLAVTACLSLNASRCSAADEYDYDLVHSSVSFKARHLDISWIHGRFNDVSGKFSLDREDPSKSTFSLTIKTDSVDTANEARDKHLRQPDYFDTKQFPTITFKSTSVKPIEGGYEVTGDFTMHGTTKSITITLMGGKEHVIKGTKRVAFSTEVALKRSDFNFDPGAIGPIGDKALIMIDCEGVSK
- a CDS encoding HDOD domain-containing protein, yielding MSTATSTQDLEKLLSLGQLPALPQSAIALLQLSQDPQAGPADFARPIEADPGLMGQVLRFVNSSYFGFSREIGSVQQALTLVGTRSIANFALWNAVFSVIPNPKFGPFDLKGLWQDSLRRALLARSLGKRMSLSNAEDLFAGALLQDMAIPLLLKEMPEQYQELVERRASEGRRLSGLEREAFGWDHADAAAWLAQKWCLPTEFVDLIRDHTQLDELLSRGEAFRGGACVALASLLPSCTDQDWSERTLFSDGFDTLTAQHKVDLAELLTEVDEKTADFAPLLKLPVPTRSLTEYWNEESN